Proteins encoded together in one Elusimicrobiota bacterium window:
- a CDS encoding flagellar motor protein MotB — MISMSDPRVCQIGHPAPPWLVNYADLMTELVCFFIILYAMTAALNKDLQKAKKEVEQAMKQEQVAGEVKVTKDGMQITLQEKGENIFFESGSSDLSPRMEEILAKIAPTLNTLAKESHDIVVEGHTDDVPIHNTHFSSNWELSTARATSVVQHLIQSQGLPAKHMAAIGYGEYHPLVANNTDEHRSANRRVVFFVKNKPPDYSKGDKKTKVSKNAETPPVEQASALEAVTGALPEEMPSETAASAEPTTDSALPLPQEAPAGGQ; from the coding sequence ATGATCTCCATGTCGGACCCGCGGGTGTGTCAGATCGGGCACCCGGCGCCGCCGTGGCTTGTCAACTACGCGGACCTCATGACGGAGCTGGTCTGCTTTTTCATTATTCTCTACGCGATGACCGCGGCCCTGAATAAGGACCTGCAAAAAGCCAAGAAGGAAGTCGAACAAGCCATGAAACAGGAGCAGGTCGCCGGTGAGGTCAAGGTTACGAAAGATGGCATGCAGATTACCCTTCAGGAAAAAGGAGAAAATATTTTTTTCGAAAGCGGTTCGTCGGATCTGTCTCCCCGGATGGAGGAAATTCTTGCCAAAATTGCTCCGACCCTGAACACCCTGGCCAAAGAGAGCCATGATATTGTGGTGGAGGGCCATACCGACGACGTCCCGATCCATAACACTCATTTTTCGTCCAACTGGGAGCTCTCCACCGCGCGGGCCACGAGCGTGGTTCAACACCTGATTCAATCCCAGGGATTGCCGGCCAAACATATGGCCGCGATCGGATATGGCGAGTACCATCCCCTGGTGGCCAACAATACCGATGAGCATCGTTCCGCCAACCGCCGTGTGGTGTTCTTCGTGAAAAACAAACCGCCCGATTACAGCAAAGGCGACAAAAAAACGAAGGTCTCCAAAAACGCCGAAACGCCCCCGGTTGAACAGGCTTCAGCGCTTGAGGCTGTGACTGGCGCTCTGCCGGAGGAAATGCCATCAGAAACAGCGGCTTCCGCCGAACCCACGACCGACTCCGCCCTTCCGCTTCCCCAGGAAGCCCCCGCCGGTGGCCAGTAA
- a CDS encoding MotA/TolQ/ExbB proton channel family protein, giving the protein MDIATLLGIVVGFALVIASVLLGEGVAGFKPFLNYEAFLIVMGGTFCALLVNYPISQVFGLARVLKKVMKASDEDTSEIVTTFVNFAKKGRTDGFLALEGDVKLVKNDFLKRGVQLVIDGSDQEFIRNMMETELGFIRERHKVGAEIFNSLGTYSPAFGIIGTVLGMILMLNSISNVEEVPRRMALCLAAAFFGLGSGYLIFLPMGGKLRRRSEEELLIKEIIIRGVLLLQSGVSPSIMEANLKAYLEPAKRALIKQAV; this is encoded by the coding sequence ATGGACATCGCAACACTTTTAGGCATCGTCGTCGGATTCGCGCTGGTCATCGCCTCGGTCCTGCTCGGAGAGGGGGTCGCCGGGTTTAAACCGTTTCTGAATTATGAGGCCTTTCTGATCGTCATGGGCGGCACCTTCTGCGCGCTGCTGGTGAATTACCCGATTTCGCAGGTTTTCGGCCTGGCCCGGGTGCTCAAAAAAGTGATGAAGGCCAGCGATGAGGATACCTCGGAGATCGTCACGACCTTTGTCAATTTTGCCAAGAAAGGCCGCACCGACGGATTTCTGGCGCTGGAAGGCGATGTCAAACTCGTGAAGAACGATTTTCTCAAACGCGGCGTTCAGCTGGTCATCGACGGTTCCGACCAGGAGTTCATCCGCAACATGATGGAAACGGAACTGGGGTTCATCCGCGAACGGCACAAGGTGGGCGCGGAGATCTTCAACTCGCTGGGCACCTACAGCCCGGCGTTCGGCATCATCGGAACGGTGCTCGGCATGATCCTCATGCTGAACTCGATTTCCAATGTGGAAGAGGTTCCCCGGCGCATGGCGTTGTGCCTGGCGGCCGCTTTTTTCGGCCTGGGCTCCGGCTACCTGATCTTTCTGCCGATGGGTGGCAAACTGCGCCGGCGCTCGGAAGAAGAGCTTTTGATCAAAGAAATTATCATCCGGGGCGTGCTGCTGCTCCAGAGCGGGGTCAGCCCGTCGATTATGGAGGCCAATCTGAAAGCGTATCTCGAACCGGCTAAACGAGCGCTCATCAAGCAAGCGGTCTAA
- a CDS encoding flagellar FlbD family protein, whose product MIYLHRLNGQDITINAELVECIESHGVETVVSLTTGNRLVVKEPVAEVVQRILAYRQAVYSDRKPIALVEGPAADEFIAASPVEEEERTGGPSCH is encoded by the coding sequence ATGATTTATCTCCATCGTTTGAACGGACAGGACATCACGATCAATGCCGAGCTGGTGGAATGCATTGAATCGCATGGGGTGGAAACGGTGGTCAGTTTGACCACCGGCAACCGGCTGGTCGTGAAGGAACCCGTCGCGGAAGTCGTCCAGCGCATCCTCGCGTATCGCCAGGCTGTCTATTCAGACCGGAAACCAATAGCACTTGTTGAGGGACCTGCGGCGGATGAGTTCATCGCCGCAAGTCCCGTCGAAGAGGAAGAGCGAACGGGAGGCCCGTCATGTCATTAA
- a CDS encoding glycosyltransferase codes for MVYLFLFIGIFGLLGCSVLWPLLALPFYRFQRWNEGKPTHESGVPVSLLEIVIPAHNEAGRITDTLTSIHRSVQALQAIPSVFSKPKIIVHVAADGCTDQTAQAARQFPGVLVTESLENKSKWVTLRTRIAESRADWLILADAGVLWPESFLSDVLQKIHQGANVIGIAPSYRPAKARLLHRILWRLEMLLKQTEALCGGPISLHGATVGYKVFPLKKALSSLGDTLWLNDDVVIPMVLRALYPDSVILYPVGMVQDAGAQQNRMDWGRRKRLLQGNLQWLRTLWPSCFRMNPIVGVMAGRRFFRVLWAYWFGCLIAGLAAAFNFVILPGIIVFGLLMATSGSFRQLSGAALVSLMAPFLMIRPYSLSRGDWK; via the coding sequence ATGGTTTATTTATTTCTATTTATAGGTATTTTTGGACTTCTGGGATGTTCCGTGCTTTGGCCATTGCTGGCATTGCCGTTTTATCGATTTCAGCGCTGGAATGAAGGAAAGCCCACCCACGAATCCGGTGTCCCTGTATCGCTGCTGGAAATCGTAATTCCTGCGCATAACGAAGCCGGAAGGATTACGGACACCTTGACCAGCATCCACCGTTCCGTCCAGGCCCTTCAGGCCATTCCATCGGTCTTTTCAAAACCTAAAATAATTGTTCACGTGGCCGCGGATGGCTGCACCGATCAGACGGCGCAAGCCGCTCGCCAATTCCCGGGCGTTCTCGTCACGGAATCATTGGAAAACAAGAGCAAATGGGTCACGTTGCGTACCCGGATCGCGGAGAGCCGCGCGGATTGGCTTATTCTGGCTGACGCGGGGGTCCTCTGGCCGGAGAGTTTTCTTTCCGATGTTCTCCAGAAGATCCACCAGGGGGCTAATGTCATTGGGATCGCACCCTCTTATCGGCCCGCGAAAGCCCGGCTGCTCCATCGGATCCTCTGGCGTCTGGAAATGCTCCTCAAGCAGACCGAGGCGCTTTGCGGCGGCCCGATCAGCCTTCACGGAGCCACGGTGGGATATAAGGTGTTTCCGTTGAAAAAGGCGCTCTCGTCGCTCGGTGACACCCTTTGGCTGAATGATGATGTTGTGATTCCCATGGTTTTACGAGCGCTCTATCCGGACAGCGTGATCCTTTATCCCGTTGGGATGGTCCAGGACGCGGGCGCCCAGCAGAACCGGATGGATTGGGGCCGGCGAAAACGGCTGCTTCAGGGCAATTTGCAGTGGCTTCGAACCTTGTGGCCTTCGTGTTTCCGGATGAATCCGATTGTCGGCGTGATGGCGGGCCGGCGGTTTTTCCGGGTGCTCTGGGCGTACTGGTTTGGCTGTCTTATCGCCGGGCTGGCGGCCGCATTTAATTTTGTGATCCTCCCGGGAATTATCGTTTTTGGACTTCTGATGGCCACGTCCGGAAGTTTCAGGCAATTGAGCGGTGCCGCGCTGGTTTCGCTGATGGCTCCTTTTTTAATGATTCGTCCCTATAGTCTCTCAAGAGGTGATTGGAAATGA
- a CDS encoding glycosyl hydrolase family 18 protein — protein MGRRPVQRVHYSSWMVYWDSVNGANALDRYADRLEDVGVFAYHFDASGRLIPAGDMVRSHSPKMFITVVNDWAAGPATKLKDPEIVHQAIGTPQARAAHIQQLMELARAADGVEIDYERLDLADRDAFSIFIRELASALHAQKKRLSVVLQPRLARTPESGRGGAGTIDWKAVTESVDRVRVMAYFEHSADTPPGSIASLSWVRELAVFALGIVPPEKLCIALHLGGFDWEDGQRGRPIEYSEAVRIAVRSGNQILFDKDSGSGYFQYSEAGKNHRVWIETDQGLREKVELLRRLGIGQVGLWRLGSGDPAFWESLPRVP, from the coding sequence ATGGGTAGGCGCCCTGTCCAGCGGGTTCACTACAGCAGCTGGATGGTTTATTGGGATTCCGTGAACGGGGCAAACGCTCTCGATCGCTATGCCGACCGCCTGGAGGATGTCGGGGTTTTTGCCTATCACTTCGATGCTTCCGGGCGATTAATCCCGGCCGGGGATATGGTGCGGTCCCATTCACCGAAGATGTTTATCACCGTTGTCAATGATTGGGCGGCGGGACCGGCGACCAAACTCAAGGATCCGGAGATCGTGCATCAGGCGATCGGCACTCCCCAGGCACGGGCCGCGCATATCCAGCAATTAATGGAATTAGCCAGAGCCGCAGACGGAGTGGAAATCGACTATGAGCGTCTGGACCTTGCGGACCGGGACGCTTTTTCGATCTTCATCCGAGAGCTGGCCAGCGCTCTCCATGCGCAAAAGAAGCGGCTGTCCGTTGTCCTTCAGCCGCGCCTGGCCCGGACGCCGGAGTCCGGCCGTGGCGGAGCAGGGACGATAGACTGGAAAGCGGTAACCGAATCGGTTGACCGCGTGAGGGTGATGGCGTATTTTGAGCATTCCGCTGACACTCCTCCGGGGTCCATCGCTTCCCTTTCGTGGGTGAGGGAACTGGCGGTGTTCGCTTTGGGGATCGTCCCTCCTGAAAAGTTGTGCATCGCTCTCCATCTCGGGGGGTTTGACTGGGAAGACGGTCAGAGGGGCCGTCCGATCGAATACTCTGAAGCGGTCCGAATCGCTGTCCGCAGCGGGAACCAGATCCTTTTCGACAAAGACAGCGGTTCGGGATATTTTCAATATTCGGAAGCCGGGAAAAACCACCGGGTGTGGATCGAAACGGATCAGGGGCTTCGTGAAAAAGTAGAACTCCTCCGCCGCCTGGGAATTGGCCAGGTCGGTTTGTGGCGGCTCGGCAGCGGCGACCCGGCTTTCTGGGAGTCTCTCCCCCGGGTTCCTTGA
- a CDS encoding FAD-dependent oxidoreductase: MSDDKFDSIVVGAGPAGVSAAITMARAGLNVALLERGEYPGAKNVQGAVLYSKMLQDVMPEFWKDCPLERAIVEENIWILTDTSGIKAGYKSPEYAQSEPANCYTIIRVAFDKWFSKKAEEAGVTLVTGVTVSDLVKKDGRIVGVKTTDGDELLASVVIACDGANSILAQKAGLHHEWRPDEIALGVKEILALPREKIEDRFGLEKNQGSTIEMVGDFTKGMMGYAFLYTNQESLAFGLGCALDDFQKTNAKPYDLLEEFKRHPLIRPLIEGSKSVEYSAHIIPEGAWPSMPPLYTDGLLIAGDAAQMINPSHREGSNMAMKAGQLAGETVVEAKKTGHYDAKTLSLYRKKLDDSFVLKDMYDHKDVEVKVRHNRELMTLYPGLLNKAAHDYFLVDGAPKRDHMRRIVQRFRRERGVVNLVKDAWALRKLVGEFSIG, from the coding sequence ATGTCTGACGATAAATTTGACAGCATTGTTGTAGGCGCCGGTCCGGCCGGGGTCTCCGCCGCGATCACCATGGCCCGCGCCGGGCTCAATGTCGCGCTCTTGGAGCGCGGCGAGTATCCTGGAGCCAAAAATGTTCAGGGAGCCGTCCTTTATTCCAAGATGCTCCAGGACGTCATGCCCGAGTTCTGGAAGGATTGCCCGCTGGAGCGCGCGATCGTTGAAGAAAATATCTGGATTCTGACGGACACCTCCGGCATCAAGGCGGGATATAAATCGCCGGAGTACGCCCAATCGGAACCCGCGAACTGCTACACAATCATCCGGGTAGCGTTCGACAAATGGTTTTCCAAGAAGGCCGAAGAAGCCGGCGTAACGCTCGTGACCGGCGTCACGGTCAGCGATCTTGTGAAGAAGGACGGCCGCATCGTTGGCGTCAAGACGACGGATGGCGATGAGCTGCTGGCGAGCGTCGTCATCGCCTGCGACGGCGCCAATTCCATCCTGGCCCAGAAAGCGGGACTGCATCACGAATGGCGTCCGGATGAGATCGCGCTGGGCGTCAAAGAGATCCTGGCGCTTCCGCGCGAGAAAATTGAAGACCGTTTTGGCCTGGAGAAGAACCAGGGGAGCACGATCGAAATGGTCGGCGATTTCACCAAAGGGATGATGGGCTACGCGTTTCTCTATACCAATCAGGAGTCACTGGCCTTCGGCCTGGGATGCGCCCTGGATGACTTCCAGAAGACCAACGCCAAACCGTACGATTTGCTGGAAGAATTCAAACGACATCCGTTGATCCGTCCGCTGATCGAGGGATCCAAGTCGGTCGAATACTCCGCGCATATCATTCCGGAAGGCGCCTGGCCGTCCATGCCGCCTCTCTACACCGACGGGCTGCTGATCGCCGGAGACGCCGCGCAGATGATCAACCCGTCGCACCGGGAAGGCTCCAACATGGCGATGAAAGCCGGACAGCTGGCCGGCGAGACGGTGGTGGAGGCGAAGAAGACCGGTCATTATGACGCGAAGACGTTGTCGCTCTACCGGAAAAAGCTGGATGACTCCTTTGTCCTCAAGGACATGTACGACCACAAGGATGTCGAAGTCAAAGTGCGCCACAACCGGGAACTAATGACCCTTTATCCGGGTCTCCTGAACAAAGCCGCTCATGACTATTTCCTGGTCGATGGCGCACCCAAGCGGGACCACATGCGAAGGATCGTGCAGCGTTTCCGCCGCGAACGGGGGGTCGTCAATCTGGTCAAGGATGCCTGGGCTCTGCGCAAGCTCGTTGGCGAATTTAGTATAGGGTAA
- a CDS encoding FliG C-terminal domain-containing protein produces the protein MRFFESFMRFLMLAVLLTVWPLPAAIPASAPTTASPASSAPDMTLLEQESKYEREKTQYLQENILDKILGPGKAVVIVNVEMGLETRTMEMGMNKSKSDKKKAEGENGEPLPVPPARVLVPGVPMPKSAFQLEEDRGGESKESGGQMQQKRYEARTTIKKLLITVLYDKKVPGDTLLAAKQAIVATMKVADNQLVFTPTTFTETAWQQVLTPKWLIPIALALWLLLFLFGPLASFFRRLNAALEDKTQKIEQTTQLTEESEMASEEEGEQAGAEGEGEGAEGEGEEEKGAEEEMKKFEPFTYVSEQNLKGLAYLLRKEEPWIIALVLSYLKPEFAKEVFASMPPELQARVAVETATIRQTSLEQVMSIDEYIKKKIDFVLGGIENLLKILNEADKTTRENILDYLRNEKPVLYERVRDEVVLFEDILKFPDNAIQGIVREVGTESLSRALRGAAPEYMNKFFANMSAGAAALLKESMDYGRPLTPEQIEDERRALMELISKLEKEGKIVIRKKRKMGILEGEEAADDSQPLNFDSSPQAPPAPQPAPPAQAADPVKAREYFQSGAAAYEQGRFAEAVQNFHYAKQAQPDFWQAYQYLGAAYDAQGMINEAMGAYERMLEMNPDESLRVWVENWKAQRGQSGKREKAG, from the coding sequence ATGCGATTTTTCGAATCTTTCATGCGCTTCTTGATGCTGGCGGTCCTCCTGACGGTTTGGCCGCTGCCTGCCGCCATCCCCGCGTCCGCGCCCACGACGGCCTCCCCGGCCTCGTCCGCTCCCGACATGACCCTGCTCGAGCAGGAATCCAAATATGAACGGGAGAAAACGCAGTACCTGCAGGAGAACATCCTGGATAAAATTCTGGGGCCTGGAAAAGCCGTGGTCATCGTCAACGTGGAAATGGGTCTGGAAACCCGGACCATGGAAATGGGGATGAATAAGTCGAAAAGCGACAAGAAAAAAGCTGAAGGAGAAAATGGCGAACCGCTGCCCGTGCCGCCCGCCCGGGTGCTGGTCCCGGGCGTGCCGATGCCCAAGTCGGCTTTTCAGCTGGAAGAAGACCGCGGCGGAGAATCCAAGGAATCCGGCGGCCAGATGCAGCAGAAACGGTATGAAGCCCGGACCACCATTAAGAAGTTGCTCATTACGGTTTTGTACGACAAAAAAGTTCCCGGCGATACGCTCCTGGCTGCGAAACAGGCGATCGTGGCGACGATGAAGGTCGCCGACAATCAGCTCGTTTTCACGCCCACCACCTTCACCGAAACCGCCTGGCAGCAGGTCCTCACGCCGAAGTGGTTGATCCCGATCGCGCTGGCGTTGTGGCTGCTGCTCTTTTTGTTCGGACCGCTGGCCAGTTTTTTCCGCCGTTTGAACGCGGCGCTCGAAGATAAAACCCAGAAAATTGAACAAACCACGCAGCTCACGGAAGAGAGTGAGATGGCCTCTGAAGAAGAGGGCGAACAGGCCGGTGCTGAGGGAGAAGGTGAAGGCGCCGAGGGAGAGGGTGAAGAGGAGAAAGGGGCTGAGGAAGAGATGAAAAAGTTTGAACCGTTTACCTATGTGTCGGAGCAAAATTTGAAAGGACTGGCGTACCTCCTCCGGAAAGAAGAGCCCTGGATCATCGCCCTGGTCCTTTCCTACCTGAAGCCGGAGTTCGCCAAGGAAGTGTTCGCGTCCATGCCTCCTGAACTGCAGGCGCGCGTGGCCGTGGAAACCGCCACCATCCGCCAAACGTCGCTGGAGCAGGTGATGTCCATCGACGAGTACATCAAGAAAAAGATTGATTTCGTGCTGGGTGGCATTGAAAACCTCCTGAAAATCCTGAACGAGGCGGACAAGACCACGCGCGAGAACATTCTGGACTATCTGCGCAACGAGAAGCCGGTGTTGTACGAGCGGGTCCGCGATGAAGTGGTTCTCTTTGAGGATATTCTGAAGTTCCCTGACAACGCGATTCAGGGCATCGTGCGGGAGGTGGGCACCGAATCCCTGAGCCGCGCGCTGCGGGGTGCGGCGCCGGAATACATGAACAAGTTCTTTGCCAACATGTCCGCGGGCGCGGCCGCCCTCCTGAAAGAATCCATGGATTACGGCCGGCCTTTGACGCCCGAGCAGATCGAAGACGAGCGCCGGGCGCTGATGGAGCTGATCTCCAAGCTGGAAAAGGAAGGCAAGATCGTGATCCGCAAGAAACGGAAGATGGGCATTCTCGAGGGAGAAGAAGCGGCGGATGACAGCCAGCCCTTGAATTTTGACTCCTCGCCGCAGGCTCCTCCGGCGCCTCAGCCGGCTCCGCCCGCTCAGGCGGCGGATCCCGTCAAAGCCCGGGAGTATTTCCAGTCCGGAGCGGCGGCTTATGAACAAGGGCGTTTTGCGGAAGCGGTCCAGAATTTCCATTACGCCAAGCAGGCCCAGCCGGATTTCTGGCAGGCCTATCAGTACCTGGGAGCGGCGTATGACGCGCAAGGCATGATCAACGAGGCCATGGGCGCCTATGAACGCATGCTGGAGATGAATCCCGACGAGTCGCTGCGCGTCTGGGTCGAAAACTGGAAAGCGCAGCGGGGACAGAGCGGGAAACGGGAGAAAGCCGGATGA
- a CDS encoding 4Fe-4S dicluster domain-containing protein produces the protein MTLEDKLGLLTYKGDHQTHIKITDAKVCLNCPKKPCVTACPAGVYTWDDVQKKIIMAYENCVECGAARMMCPFYNIEWVPPRGGFGVAYKYG, from the coding sequence CTGACACTGGAAGATAAACTGGGATTGCTGACGTATAAGGGCGATCACCAGACGCACATCAAGATCACCGACGCCAAGGTCTGCCTGAACTGCCCGAAAAAACCCTGCGTGACGGCCTGCCCGGCGGGGGTCTATACGTGGGACGACGTTCAGAAAAAGATTATTATGGCTTACGAGAATTGCGTCGAGTGCGGCGCGGCCCGGATGATGTGTCCGTTCTACAACATCGAGTGGGTCCCGCCCCGCGGCGGGTTTGGGGTCGCGTATAAATATGGATGA